A genomic region of Zonotrichia leucophrys gambelii isolate GWCS_2022_RI unplaced genomic scaffold, RI_Zleu_2.0 Scaffold_300_64355, whole genome shotgun sequence contains the following coding sequences:
- the LOC135441457 gene encoding small proline-rich protein 3-like, with the protein AFSILPLPGVLQPGQSQQVSSTLSGHLNTTCNVPELCHMEGGSTSEVLVPRAASRVSSSLSPQEINCGSQAPLRDRRELKEPTQKVEEEAKALEEEERQKKEKKSVSAGKQPPKPANGKTKTQEKKETKLPEKKKTKIPEKKETKLPEKKKTKIPEKKETKIPEKKEIKAPEKKETKTPERKETKAPKKCEPKIPEKKEPKAPKKRELKASKKGGTEIPEDPDEMENSSFFIHTTNFTQFDRPCMQL; encoded by the exons GCTTTCAGTATCCTGCCACTGCCaggtgtgctgcagccaggacagagccagcaggTCTCCTCCACCCTCTCTGGCCACCTCAACACCACCTGCAATGTCCCGGAGCTGTGCCACATGGAGGGAGGCTCCACCTCCGAGGtgctggtgcccagggcagcctcacgtgtcagctcctccctgagcccccaggaGATCAACTGTGGCTCACAGGCCCCTCtcagggacag AAGGGAGCTGAAGGAGCCAACTCAAAAGGTCGAGGAGGAGGCAAAAGCCctagaggaggaagagaggcagaagaaggaaaagaagagtgTCTCTGCAGGGAAGCAACCTCCAAAACCAGCGAATGGGAAAACCAAGACCCAAGAGAAGAAGGAAACCAAACTcccagagaagaagaaaaccaaaatcccagagaAGAAGGAAACCAAACTcccagagaagaagaaaaccaaaatcccagagaagaaggaaaccaaaatcccagagaagaaagaaatcaaggCTCCAGAGAAGAAGGAAACCAAAACACCAGAGAGGAAGGAAACCAAAGCCCCAAAGAAGTGTgaacccaaaatcccagagaagAAGGAACCCAAAGCCCCAAAGAAGAGGGAACTCAAAGCCTCAAAGAAGGGGGGAACTGAAATCCCAGAAGACCCAGATGAGATGGAGAactcttcattttttattcacACAACTAATTTTACACAGTTTGACAGACCTTGTATGCAACTTTAG